aaatttttagcatacaattatattttaaatctatgtaataattgtgaaatctaatataaatttaccTCATTATGAGTGGGAAtatatatgggtggtccactcgatgacgtaaaaatgaaaagtgaaaCCGAGCTCATGATTGTAGTAGTGATAGGCAACCTCTGATTTTGGTTTTAGTTGGTGGCGTCACCCTACACATCTCTCGATACAATGTTACCAACATGGCAGACCCCAATTAAATTTGCCAGCTGCTCTAAAAttaacgagtttcagcagccacctcagatgtacgaggtttcgtgacaagttcggcatcagataacctccaatcaTCTCAAGAATGTATGTCCGAGCATATCATATTCTTTATACTTCAGTCGAATCATTCTCCGGCTctggaatgtgtctcgtaaccagtcCATCTCGATTCGacctccgtaaatattattcGGAATCACACTCAAAAGATTGTAACATACGGCTCCCCAATCAACAGATTGAACAGATCCGGTGAGTGCAGACTCATCCACCGACAATCTCAATTGTAACTACACGTCCTCCAAAGTGATGGTACACTCTTCGTGTGGAAGATGGAATGCGTGcatctcgggtctccacctctttATTAACGCACTgatgagtttcgggtccaacttgcacccCCAGCCTATAGTGCCCACGTGCCAAAAACTCATTTCCCGCAAGTAATTCTCTATCAACGGTGATGGATGACTAGACATATTACGAATATAGCATTGTAACACCCGATCTACAgactattataaaaaattattaaataaaaattaattaaaattacataaatgaaaaaaatattaaataatattgaaaattaaaattaacccttatcatttttatttgttcgatagagatatgtttatgatcgagacgaattaattctTCGGCCATTGCTAACactatcaaatatttttaaaattataaaaaaatactaattcagaaaaaaaaataaagagagctttgagaaatttagagaagtttgaaagaaaattgaagaactAACGTGTGAAAAAATAGGAGGGAGGGGGgttttataggttttttttacTGTTGGACCTCCCAACGGTCAAATAATCAAATAGCCATTGGAGAAAAAATACAGGCTAAAACGCATCCCTAGGGGAGCGATTTGCCAAATCAGTAAAGTGCGTCCACGTGGGCGCATTTTGGGTAgacatggcaaaatcgctcTCCTAGGGACGCGTTTTGCtgaaatttttcccaaaaatgctCCTACGTGAACGCGTTTTGCTAAAATCGACTCTTtccaataaataatgaaaaaaataaccTATTTCCATAAATAAAGTTGAAAATGAGTCTTTAATGAGgatcaaaaataagaaaactatTAATATTCATGCCACTTGTATCATATTGACACACAACCCATACCTACACAATTTGAACTAGCGTAccatataaacaatttatatggagtaattataaaataaaataaacattaaatgcAAATGGATTAAGAATCggaataatcaattaaaattgacCCACATGACGACctttttattatgattaaatttgaaatttagtttgtACATTGATACCTTACTTTGGTAATTAAgttcattttcatatttgaatttggATATAACATGTTACTTTAAAATTGTATTACTTTATcactttgaaattaaaattttaaaatatatacttttaagttTCAAGTGATAACGTGATAATTTGAGGCTGTGTCACCTCATTGTTCTTTTATGAATCCAAAATTacatttatcatataaaatagattaattaaattacaccCATTTAAAATGTAAAGACTAAATACTCAAATTAGAGTGACCATAACTAAAATTTGACCTATATTTCTTccataaatttttgtttttcgttTAGAGGAAATCTTCTATAGACTTCTAACAGCCATACAAAccatagattttgattttaatttttccaccaagaaaaagacaaacagaaaaataacaaaataaacccCCCAAAAAAGCACTCTTGCAAAAAGCTCCGAAACAGGGCAAGCAAAAGCCACTTGAGAGCCAATGGCTTCTTCAAGTTTTCTTCTAGAATCCCCGGCGTCTATCTTCTCTTCTTCCTCCATTAAAGCTCCTCTCTATCTCCCGAAACCCTACCCTTTTATTGTTAGCGTGAAACGGCGCCGTCCCGAAAGGAAGCGAAATCCTGTTTTAAAATCGGCTGTTGGAGATGTCTCCGTCGTTGACACCCCACCGCCGCCGCCGCCTCCACCTCAAGATGCTAAATCTGAACTCATTTCTTCTTTGAAGCTTAAATTACtggtatttttttgtttaaaagttGCAGATCATTTTTCTGGGTTTTCGCTGGATTTGCTTTAGGTGTTATTCTGGTTATAGTCCCTGTACCATGCTGAAATTTGAGAactaatctttttattttaatttgatataatttggttACTATGTTATTAGTAGGTTGAAATTGATAATACCATTGTTAAATAGAAGAGGTGAATTCTTATTTAAACAGCTTAAGCATTTCActgatataaaatatattatttgtttattgaatTTTTCAGTGTCcaataacagtaaaataaattgatgtcaTCACTATAACATCAACAACTATGGTGTAATCAATTTGGAcctactaataattttataaaaatagaggaCTAAAGCTGGAATCATACTTTTTGATGTGAAAATGTCGTAATTTATGTCCAATTAGACttcaatctatatatatatatgatacgAACACAATACGGATATgttttgattgaattaattatcgGGGAACGTGTTTGATATGAACATCATTTTCCGATACCAATGTCTTGATGGAGGTTGATTTGGATTCAGGGTATTGTTTCTGGGCTGAATAGAGGTCTTGCTGCGAACCAAGATGATCTCGGAAAAGCAGATGATGCCGCCAAGGAACTCGAAACGGTTGCTGGACCTGTGGACTTATTGACCGATCTTGATAAGCTGCAAGGGAGATGGAAACTGATATACAGCAGTGCATTCTCGTCTCGTACACTCGGCGGGAGCCGTCCTGGACTTCCCACTGGAAGGTTGCTCCCCGTAACTCTCGGCCAGGTTTGCAGCAAATCCTACTGTTGTCGTAATTTCTATATTCAGGACGTAAGGATGTACGGAACATATTCATATCGGACATGTACTTTTTCGTGAACTTGCAGGTTTTTCAGAGAATTGATGTCATAAGCAAAGATTTTGATAATATAGCAGAAATTGAATTGGGAGCTCCATGGCCATTGCCTCCACTTGAAGTTACTGCTACCTTAGCTcacaaatttgaaatcataGGTTAGTACTTAGCTTCTACTTTGTGTTTTAAGTTCAAAGCCGGACAGGACCGGTCCGTCAAATTGTCCGAGTCGGAATCGGTAAACTGATAAAAGACTTGTGTTTTGGTTTTTGCATATAGGATCTTCGAAGATCAAAATAACATTCGAGAAAACGAGTGTGAAAACTAGAGGGACCTTTTCTCAGCTTCCGTCATTGGATGTACCTCGGATTCCCGACGCTTTGAGGCCTCCATCTAATCCAGGGAGCGGCGACTTTGATGTTACCTTCATTGATGCCGATACCCGAATCACCAGAGGAGATAGAGGTGAGCTTAGGGTTTTTGTCATCTCATAAATTAGTAAGCACATCTAATATCAAAGCTCGTATGCACTCTCATTACTTCATATATTGTCTGTATGTGTATATATCATCGGGAGTGATCCGTAACTTTTTgtagaattaatattttaatgtaattgcGAATATTATGTATGTAAATTTTCGAAtcaatttaatagtttaatCGTGTCAATAATTGTGGTTACCTTaactaagttttatttttatttaatttataattaattttaaattttataatgtgaaaaatattttatatttaaaatagttaaaatgttatgaaataaataaaagaaagtaaaaaaaaaataggagagcaaaaagaaaatatgaattttatggaTCAAATATGAAACGAATGTTTTGACAACttctatatttatagacataaaaatataaatgatataaaatttattttattattaaataacttaaaattttgtataaaaatatttttcaagaaaagtatcatatttatgcaaaattttaaaattttacaaaataatattttttgttaaaaaatttcaaaaattcaaaacctaaaattaatacaaaataattacaaattgaattaaaacaaactaaattatcatggttttgaaaataaaaaaattcaaaccgaATCGAATTTAGCGCTAACAAATTATCTGCACCAGGCTAATGCTAAAGTGGACATTAAATATCAATAGGGATCCTTAAactatgatttaaattttaaaatattttaatttaatttttaaagtattaatatcgtattgatcaaaatttttatcaatcaAACCCCAACTTGGAATCTCATATCATATGGATGTATTCAAAGTACATGGATCAAATTTTAAGGATATAACGTATTAAAAAATGTCTTAAAAATACGTTAAAAGGTAATAGATTGTGtcattaaaatttaggagaattATTTGTGTAACACGTTATACCCATGTTGTTGATGCAAAACATactaaagtattttaaatttgatcctcacattttaattatgttttacgTAAGTTGATGAAAAGATTTGATCGATGTAGTGATGCAATGAggatttaattagaatattttgaagtttacaGATTAATTTAGCATCTCAGTCATAGTTTGGAGACCTTTCAtgaaattaatccaaaataaaataaaaacctagaTCCAACAGTGACAAAGCACCCTACTAATAATCCATCATAGAGAAACCCTAATTCCTACCCTCCGCCTCTCCTTAAGCTACGAACACTCATAGAGAACGAAAATGGTGcgtttttcttcttcaatctaTAATAGAGGGTACATTTGGCATGCTCCTCAATCATGTaatctgggttttttttttttttttttctgatttttttagcCGTTCAAGAGGTACGTTGAGATCGGGAGAGTGGCTCTCGTTAACTACGGCAAAGATTACGGCAAGTTGGTTGTCATTGTCGATGTCGTTGACCAAAA
The window above is part of the Gossypium raimondii isolate GPD5lz chromosome 9, ASM2569854v1, whole genome shotgun sequence genome. Proteins encoded here:
- the LOC105800642 gene encoding plastid-lipid-associated protein 6, chloroplastic, translating into MASSSFLLESPASIFSSSSIKAPLYLPKPYPFIVSVKRRRPERKRNPVLKSAVGDVSVVDTPPPPPPPPQDAKSELISSLKLKLLGIVSGLNRGLAANQDDLGKADDAAKELETVAGPVDLLTDLDKLQGRWKLIYSSAFSSRTLGGSRPGLPTGRLLPVTLGQVFQRIDVISKDFDNIAEIELGAPWPLPPLEVTATLAHKFEIIGSSKIKITFEKTSVKTRGTFSQLPSLDVPRIPDALRPPSNPGSGDFDVTFIDADTRITRGDRGELRVFVIS